The Vibrio tubiashii ATCC 19109 genome has a segment encoding these proteins:
- the ilvG gene encoding acetolactate synthase 2 catalytic subunit yields MTGAELVVAALKQQGIKTVFGYPGGAIMPIYDALYDGGVEHILCRHEQGAAMAAIGMARSTQDVAVCMATSGPGATNLVTGLADAFMDSIPLVAITGQVASSHIGTDAFQEIDVIGMSLACTKHSYLVTDINELAPTLAEAFEVAKAGRPGPVIVDIAKDVQLGQAPVNLLPPFSPPAMPVASQEAITQAQELLSQSSRPVLYVGGGVQLGHATDSVREFLRLNPMPSVSTLKGLGTIERHDPHYLGMLGMHGTKAANLVVQECDLLIAVGARFDDRVTGKLDTFAPNAKVIHIDIDAAEIHKLRQANAPVRGEIPAVLPQLELTQDITPWVKHSESLRSGFKWRYDHPGDLIYAPGLLKQLSDLMPDTSIISTDVGQHQMWAAQHIQPREPQNFITSAGLGTMGFGLPAAMGAAVARPDDQSILITGDGSFMMNIQELGTLKRRQIPVKVVLLDNQRLGMVRQWQSLFFDGRHSETILDDNPDFVMLAKAFNIPGKVITKKEEVEPALKEMLESKTSYLLHVLIDEEENVWPLVPPGASNNDMLENT; encoded by the coding sequence ATGACAGGTGCCGAGTTAGTCGTTGCCGCCCTAAAGCAGCAAGGTATTAAAACCGTATTTGGTTACCCAGGTGGGGCCATCATGCCAATCTATGATGCCCTCTATGATGGTGGCGTCGAACATATCCTTTGTCGACATGAACAAGGCGCAGCGATGGCCGCAATTGGTATGGCTCGCTCAACTCAAGACGTCGCGGTCTGTATGGCAACATCAGGGCCAGGGGCAACTAACCTAGTCACTGGTCTCGCCGATGCCTTTATGGATTCAATTCCACTGGTTGCGATCACAGGTCAGGTTGCTAGCTCTCATATCGGTACTGACGCGTTCCAAGAAATCGATGTAATCGGTATGTCACTCGCGTGTACTAAACACAGCTATCTAGTAACGGATATCAATGAACTGGCACCAACACTTGCTGAAGCCTTTGAAGTGGCGAAAGCAGGTCGACCAGGCCCAGTAATCGTTGATATCGCCAAAGATGTTCAACTAGGCCAAGCACCAGTAAACCTTCTTCCTCCTTTTTCTCCACCAGCGATGCCTGTGGCTAGCCAAGAGGCTATAACCCAAGCACAAGAGCTGCTTTCTCAAAGCTCTCGTCCGGTACTTTACGTCGGTGGTGGTGTACAGCTTGGTCACGCAACGGACTCGGTACGAGAGTTCCTACGTTTAAACCCTATGCCTTCTGTTAGCACCCTAAAAGGGCTAGGTACGATTGAGCGTCATGACCCTCACTATCTAGGTATGCTTGGCATGCACGGTACTAAAGCGGCCAACCTAGTTGTACAAGAGTGTGACCTTTTGATTGCTGTTGGCGCCCGCTTTGATGACCGAGTGACTGGCAAGCTAGATACCTTTGCGCCAAATGCTAAGGTGATTCATATTGATATTGATGCTGCAGAGATTCACAAACTGCGCCAAGCCAATGCGCCAGTACGTGGTGAGATCCCAGCCGTTCTTCCTCAACTAGAGCTGACTCAAGACATCACGCCTTGGGTTAAGCATAGTGAAAGTCTACGTAGTGGCTTCAAGTGGCGCTACGACCACCCTGGCGATCTTATCTACGCTCCAGGGTTACTGAAGCAGCTATCTGATCTTATGCCGGACACTTCGATTATTTCTACCGATGTGGGCCAGCACCAGATGTGGGCAGCCCAGCACATCCAACCGCGCGAGCCACAAAACTTCATCACATCCGCTGGTCTAGGCACTATGGGCTTTGGTCTTCCTGCAGCGATGGGAGCAGCGGTTGCTCGACCTGATGATCAGTCTATTCTTATCACAGGTGATGGTTCATTTATGATGAACATCCAAGAGCTAGGCACACTGAAGCGCCGTCAGATTCCGGTCAAAGTCGTTCTACTCGATAACCAGCGTTTAGGCATGGTTCGTCAATGGCAATCTCTGTTCTTTGATGGTCGCCACAGTGAAACTATTCTTGATGACAACCCGGACTTTGTGATGCTAGCAAAAGCCTTTAATATTCCGGGTAAAGTGATCACTAAAAAAGAAGAAGTTGAGCCAGCTCTTAAAGAAATGCTAGAAAGTAAAACCTCATACTTACTTCATGTTTTAATCGACGAAGAAGAAAACGTATGGCCACTTGTACCACCAGGTGCATCAAACAACGACATGCTGGAGAACACCTAA
- a CDS encoding YifB family Mg chelatase-like AAA ATPase: MGLAIIHSRACVGVEAPTVTVEVHISNGMPGFCLVGLPETTVKESRDRVRSAIINSRFEFPAKRITVNLAPADLPKEGGRFDLPIALGILAASEQIPVNELNNQEFIGELALSGELRRVKGVLPAALAANRVERSLVVPHSNGDQAALVGAERHKSAQSLLEVCADLCGQQKLSLHQTTQRCVAPSSQRDLQDIIGQQQGKRALEIAAAGNHNLLFLGPPGTGKTMLASRLCDLLPDMSDSEALESASVASLTQQEINAHNWKQRPFRAPHHSSSMAALVGGGSIPRPGEISLAHNGLLFLDEMPEFERKVLDSLREPLESGEIIISRAQGKTRFPARFQLVGALNPSPTGYYEGNQSRANPQTILRYLSRLSGPLLDRFDMSLEIPALPKGTLAEGGERGESTQIVRDRVLIAREKMLSRASKVNALLGSREIERYCPLHKQDAQFLETALHRLGLSIRAYHRIIKVARTIADLEGASHIERNHLAEALGYRAMDRLLRQLTAQAV, encoded by the coding sequence ATGGGATTAGCGATCATTCACAGCCGAGCTTGCGTCGGGGTAGAGGCACCAACAGTGACGGTAGAAGTGCATATCAGTAATGGTATGCCGGGATTTTGTTTGGTTGGTCTACCTGAAACTACGGTTAAAGAGTCTCGCGACAGAGTGCGCAGTGCGATCATTAATTCGCGTTTTGAATTTCCAGCTAAGCGAATCACAGTCAATCTCGCGCCTGCTGATTTACCTAAAGAGGGTGGTCGATTCGATCTACCGATAGCGTTAGGTATTTTAGCTGCGTCGGAGCAAATTCCTGTTAATGAGCTAAATAATCAAGAGTTTATTGGTGAGCTCGCATTATCTGGAGAGCTGAGAAGGGTGAAAGGCGTGTTACCCGCGGCGTTGGCTGCCAATCGAGTTGAACGCAGTTTAGTGGTCCCTCATAGTAATGGTGATCAGGCGGCTTTAGTTGGTGCTGAAAGACATAAATCGGCGCAAAGCCTACTTGAAGTGTGTGCCGATCTGTGTGGACAACAAAAACTCTCGTTACATCAAACAACGCAGCGCTGTGTAGCACCGAGTAGCCAGAGAGATCTGCAAGATATTATCGGGCAGCAGCAAGGCAAGCGTGCTTTGGAGATAGCTGCCGCAGGCAATCACAACTTGTTGTTTCTTGGCCCGCCGGGGACAGGAAAAACCATGTTGGCGTCGCGCTTGTGCGACTTGCTGCCCGATATGTCAGATAGTGAGGCGCTTGAATCGGCTTCGGTAGCTTCACTAACCCAACAAGAAATCAATGCCCACAATTGGAAGCAGCGTCCTTTTCGCGCCCCGCATCACTCAAGTTCGATGGCGGCACTGGTGGGAGGAGGCTCTATCCCAAGACCGGGAGAGATCTCTTTGGCGCACAATGGATTATTGTTTCTCGATGAGATGCCAGAGTTCGAACGCAAAGTACTCGATTCGTTGCGTGAACCACTGGAATCTGGGGAGATCATTATCTCACGAGCCCAAGGCAAGACGCGCTTTCCGGCTAGGTTTCAGTTGGTTGGGGCATTAAACCCAAGCCCCACCGGATATTATGAAGGCAACCAATCGCGAGCCAACCCGCAAACTATTCTGCGCTACTTAAGCCGTTTATCTGGTCCATTACTTGATCGCTTTGATATGTCTCTGGAAATCCCTGCTTTGCCAAAGGGGACGTTAGCGGAAGGGGGCGAAAGAGGTGAATCGACCCAGATTGTGCGAGATAGAGTATTGATAGCGCGTGAGAAAATGTTGTCACGAGCGAGTAAGGTGAATGCCTTATTAGGCAGTCGAGAAATAGAGCGCTACTGCCCCTTACATAAGCAAGACGCCCAGTTTTTGGAAACCGCATTGCATCGACTGGGTTTATCGATTCGTGCTTATCATCGGATTATCAAAGTCGCGCGTACTATTGCCGACTTAGAGGGGGCAAGCCATATTGAACGCAATCATCTTGCCGAAGCTCTGGGCTACCGAGCGATGGATCGCTTGTTGCGGCAGTTGACCGCGCAGGCTGTGTAA
- a CDS encoding DUF2860 domain-containing protein, with protein MTTKPTLIALAVLSTAPAMAQLSDSAGISGEVSLSAGYTSSTSNFNTDTNATITDNTQKGQRDSSVLALPLGSIAYTFGSQLDKQFYAGTSREDIAIGTLALELGYKQQLANGTVIDASFLPTIMSGETWADPFQTNSARSVTDEKGNAYRVKFSNIANSGFSLDTAYAIKDIENEQSGQTRSVSDQQLLRRDATSIYVKGSYRIPVDRTMFLVPSLTYIKTDADGDANSLTSWGGELSLFKVINRHQFALTASYTSKGYDASHPVYNKVRDDDELSLFAAYEYQQFMGWQDWSLISFAGYGQTDSNIDFYDEDQMIFSVGVNYQF; from the coding sequence ATGACCACAAAACCAACCCTTATTGCGCTTGCTGTACTGAGCACAGCACCAGCAATGGCCCAGCTCTCTGATTCAGCGGGGATCAGCGGCGAAGTCTCACTCAGTGCCGGTTATACCTCTTCAACCTCTAATTTTAATACCGACACTAACGCGACCATTACGGACAATACGCAGAAAGGTCAAAGAGATAGCAGTGTCTTAGCGCTGCCGCTAGGTAGCATTGCTTATACGTTTGGTAGTCAACTCGACAAGCAGTTCTATGCGGGTACATCTCGTGAAGATATTGCCATCGGTACCTTAGCGTTAGAGTTAGGCTATAAGCAACAGTTGGCCAATGGAACAGTGATTGATGCCTCTTTCCTACCGACCATTATGTCTGGTGAAACTTGGGCCGATCCTTTCCAAACTAACTCAGCTCGTAGTGTCACCGATGAGAAAGGCAATGCGTATCGTGTTAAATTTAGCAATATTGCCAACTCTGGTTTTAGTCTAGATACCGCATATGCGATCAAAGATATTGAGAATGAACAGTCTGGTCAGACACGTTCAGTGAGTGACCAACAGTTACTGCGACGTGACGCGACATCGATCTATGTAAAAGGTAGTTATCGCATTCCCGTCGACCGTACTATGTTCTTAGTGCCATCGCTGACTTACATTAAAACGGATGCCGACGGCGATGCGAACTCTCTCACCTCTTGGGGCGGCGAGCTTTCGCTGTTTAAAGTCATCAATCGCCATCAATTCGCACTTACCGCGAGCTACACAAGCAAAGGTTATGATGCGTCACACCCTGTCTACAACAAGGTTCGTGACGATGACGAGTTAAGTCTCTTTGCTGCCTATGAATATCAGCAGTTTATGGGTTGGCAAGATTGGTCTTTGATCTCTTTTGCGGGTTATGGCCAGACCGATTCAAACATCGATTTCTACGATGAAGACCAGATGATCTTCTCTGTCGGTGTTAACTACCAGTTCTAA
- a CDS encoding acyltransferase, which translates to MLAHLLLVLNVSLVILNSAVCSIAICVVAVFKFVLPSAALKAKGTQLANKIMWLWATMNSAILNVSNRIEWDIQGGDELKKDGWYLMISNHLSWTDIVVLCCVFKDRIPMPKFFLKQQLLYVPFIGMACWALDMPFMRRYSREYLIRHPEKRGQDLATTRRSCAKFKHTPTTVVNYVEGTRFTQDKQRKSKAGYQYLLQPKTGGIAYTLAAMGDQFESIIDVTLAYPENTQKPFKDALMGRMTKIVVRTKVLPVDEQVRGDYFNDKPYKRQFQQWLGDVWQQKDELLQQVHQDK; encoded by the coding sequence ATGTTGGCACATTTACTCCTTGTTCTGAATGTTAGTTTGGTCATCTTGAACTCCGCAGTCTGCTCGATAGCTATTTGCGTTGTGGCCGTTTTTAAGTTTGTTTTGCCAAGTGCTGCACTTAAAGCAAAGGGCACTCAGCTTGCCAATAAGATCATGTGGCTTTGGGCAACAATGAACTCTGCCATTCTTAACGTTTCGAACCGAATTGAGTGGGATATTCAAGGCGGTGACGAACTGAAAAAAGATGGCTGGTACTTGATGATCAGTAACCACCTTAGCTGGACAGATATTGTTGTACTGTGCTGTGTGTTCAAAGATCGCATTCCGATGCCAAAATTTTTTCTTAAGCAGCAACTGCTCTATGTACCATTCATCGGTATGGCTTGTTGGGCTCTCGATATGCCATTTATGCGTCGCTATTCACGCGAATATCTGATTCGTCATCCGGAGAAACGTGGGCAGGATTTGGCAACCACTCGTCGTTCATGTGCTAAGTTCAAGCACACCCCTACAACGGTTGTGAACTATGTGGAAGGGACACGCTTTACCCAAGACAAGCAGCGTAAAAGCAAAGCGGGTTATCAATATCTTCTGCAGCCTAAAACGGGTGGGATAGCGTATACGCTCGCAGCGATGGGCGATCAGTTTGAGAGCATTATTGATGTCACGTTAGCGTATCCAGAGAATACACAAAAACCGTTTAAAGATGCTCTTATGGGCCGTATGACCAAGATCGTTGTTCGCACCAAAGTCTTGCCTGTGGATGAGCAAGTGCGAGGCGATTACTTTAATGACAAGCCATACAAGCGCCAATTTCAGCAATGGCTAGGTGATGTTTGGCAACAGAAAGATGAATTGCTACAGCAAGTACACCAAGATAAGTGA
- a CDS encoding thiol:disulfide interchange protein DsbA/DsbL, giving the protein MKKLFALVATLMLSLSAHAAQFNQGEHYKVLDLEASKKPTVTEFFSFYCPHCHSFEPIIQQLKTKLPKDAKFQKNHVSFMGGNMGESMSKAYATMIVLKVEDKMTPVLFNRIHNMRKAPKNDEELRQIFLDEGVDAKKFDAAFNGFAVDSMVRRFDKQFKNSGLSGVPAVIVNNKYLVEAGSITSLDEYFALVNYLLTLK; this is encoded by the coding sequence ATGAAAAAGCTGTTTGCACTAGTTGCCACACTGATGTTGAGCCTATCTGCTCACGCTGCGCAGTTCAACCAAGGTGAGCACTACAAGGTGCTGGATTTAGAAGCCTCAAAGAAACCGACCGTAACGGAGTTTTTCTCTTTCTACTGCCCACACTGTCACTCGTTCGAGCCTATCATTCAGCAGCTAAAAACTAAGCTACCTAAAGATGCTAAGTTCCAGAAAAATCATGTTTCTTTCATGGGTGGCAATATGGGTGAGTCGATGAGCAAAGCTTACGCAACCATGATTGTACTGAAAGTCGAAGACAAGATGACACCAGTACTATTTAACCGCATCCACAATATGCGCAAAGCACCAAAAAATGATGAAGAACTGCGTCAGATCTTCTTGGATGAAGGCGTCGATGCGAAGAAGTTCGACGCGGCCTTTAACGGTTTTGCGGTAGATTCAATGGTTCGTCGCTTCGACAAACAGTTTAAAAACAGCGGCCTATCTGGTGTTCCAGCGGTTATTGTTAACAACAAGTACCTAGTTGAAGCAGGCTCAATCACCTCTCTGGATGAGTACTTTGCCTTAGTCAATTACTTACTAACGCTAAAATAG
- a CDS encoding serine/threonine protein kinase has translation MTQQAFNFDALTPDFMWYALESIGIRAESGFLALNSYENRVYQFTDEERQRYVVKFYRPERWSLEQIQEEHDFTLELIESEIPVAPPTVINGQTLHQYQGYLFALFASVGGRQFEVDNLEQLEGVGRFLGRIHKVGSKQVFQHRPTIGLEEYVYQPRKLLEQSQFIPMHLENAFFNDLDLLIKSLENHWDDSTSLIRLHGDCHPGNILWRDGPMFVDLDDSRNGPAIQDLWMLLNGERADKLMQLDILLEAYQEFNDFNSNELKLIEPLRGLRMVHYMAWLAKRWQDPAFPLAFPWFNDPKYWESQVLAFKEQISALDEPPLSLMPQW, from the coding sequence ATGACACAACAAGCCTTTAACTTTGATGCGTTAACGCCTGACTTTATGTGGTATGCCCTCGAAAGCATTGGTATTCGAGCGGAATCTGGATTTCTGGCCCTAAACAGCTATGAAAACCGCGTCTATCAGTTTACCGATGAAGAGCGCCAACGTTATGTGGTTAAGTTTTACCGCCCAGAGCGTTGGAGCTTAGAACAAATTCAAGAGGAGCATGACTTTACTCTTGAACTGATCGAGTCTGAGATCCCAGTGGCTCCACCTACAGTCATTAACGGTCAAACTCTCCACCAATATCAAGGCTACCTGTTTGCCCTATTTGCAAGTGTTGGCGGGCGCCAGTTTGAAGTCGATAACCTAGAGCAACTCGAAGGGGTTGGACGCTTTTTGGGTCGCATTCATAAAGTTGGCTCAAAACAAGTTTTCCAGCATCGCCCTACAATCGGGCTCGAAGAGTACGTCTATCAGCCGCGCAAGTTACTGGAGCAATCTCAGTTTATTCCGATGCATCTTGAAAATGCGTTTTTTAATGATCTCGACCTGCTGATCAAATCTCTAGAAAATCACTGGGATGACTCAACCAGCCTGATTCGTTTGCATGGTGACTGTCATCCAGGAAATATTCTTTGGCGCGATGGCCCGATGTTTGTTGACCTAGATGATTCTCGTAACGGTCCTGCTATTCAAGACTTGTGGATGCTGCTCAACGGTGAGCGAGCAGACAAGCTGATGCAGTTAGACATTCTGCTAGAGGCGTATCAGGAGTTTAACGACTTCAACAGCAATGAATTGAAACTAATTGAGCCACTGCGCGGTCTACGTATGGTGCACTATATGGCATGGTTAGCAAAAAGGTGGCAAGATCCTGCTTTTCCTCTCGCTTTCCCTTGGTTCAATGATCCAAAATACTGGGAGAGTCAGGTGCTTGCTTTTAAAGAGCAGATTTCTGCACTGGATGAGCCACCACTTTCACTTATGCCACAGTGGTAA
- the ccoG gene encoding cytochrome c oxidase accessory protein CcoG, which produces MSQDKIDIKDVTPKTFNPKAHKNKGDRFNPSNRIYVRESKGTFQQLRRYGGWFLLVFFALIPWIPYGERQAILLDFGNQQFNFFGTTLYPQDLTLLALLFMIAAFGLFFLTTFLGRVWCGYLCPQTVWTFMYIWFEEKLEGSANKRRKQDSGKLTANLAMRKGVKHLAWWAIALATGFTFTGYFVPIKDLVVGFFTFNAEFWPVFWVLFFAGCTYANAGWMRSIMCVHMCPYARFQSAMFDKDTFIVGYDSKRGETRGPRSRKADHKALGLGDCIDCDLCVQVCPTGIDIRDGLQYECINCGACIDACDKTMDRMGYEKGLISYTTEHRLSGKHTKVARPKLLGYGAVLLVMIGLFFVQVASVDPAGLSVLRDRNQLFRVNGLGEVENTYTLKIINKTQQEQEYKLSVEGLSDVSWYGKQTIQVEPGEVLNLPMSLGVNPDNLSSSVSTIQFILSDSEDFTIEVESRFIKKL; this is translated from the coding sequence ATGAGTCAGGATAAAATCGATATCAAAGATGTGACTCCCAAGACCTTTAACCCTAAGGCCCATAAAAACAAAGGGGACAGGTTTAATCCCAGCAACCGAATCTATGTTCGCGAGAGTAAAGGTACCTTTCAACAGCTACGTCGTTATGGCGGCTGGTTCCTACTGGTTTTCTTTGCTCTTATTCCTTGGATACCTTATGGCGAACGCCAAGCTATCTTGCTCGACTTTGGCAATCAGCAGTTTAACTTTTTCGGCACCACACTTTATCCGCAAGACTTAACCCTGCTTGCACTGCTATTTATGATTGCCGCCTTTGGTCTCTTTTTCCTCACCACTTTCTTAGGTCGAGTTTGGTGTGGCTACCTATGCCCACAAACGGTGTGGACCTTTATGTATATTTGGTTCGAGGAAAAGCTGGAAGGCAGCGCCAACAAACGCCGCAAGCAAGATTCAGGTAAGCTCACTGCCAATCTAGCAATGCGCAAAGGTGTAAAACACTTAGCTTGGTGGGCAATTGCCCTTGCTACCGGCTTCACCTTTACAGGTTATTTTGTACCGATCAAAGACCTAGTGGTTGGTTTCTTCACCTTTAATGCCGAATTCTGGCCGGTATTCTGGGTTCTATTCTTCGCCGGCTGTACTTACGCCAACGCAGGTTGGATGCGCTCTATTATGTGTGTTCACATGTGTCCTTACGCTCGTTTCCAATCAGCCATGTTCGACAAAGATACCTTTATCGTCGGCTATGATAGCAAACGTGGTGAAACTCGAGGCCCTCGCTCACGCAAAGCCGATCACAAAGCTCTGGGCTTAGGTGACTGTATTGACTGTGACCTTTGTGTTCAGGTTTGCCCAACCGGTATCGATATCCGTGACGGCCTACAGTATGAATGTATTAACTGTGGTGCTTGTATTGATGCCTGTGACAAAACCATGGATCGCATGGGCTATGAAAAAGGCCTGATTAGCTACACCACGGAGCACCGCCTCTCTGGCAAGCATACTAAGGTCGCGCGTCCAAAACTGCTCGGTTATGGCGCGGTACTATTAGTGATGATTGGTTTGTTCTTTGTTCAGGTTGCCAGTGTCGACCCGGCAGGTTTGAGCGTTCTTCGTGACCGTAATCAGTTGTTCAGAGTCAATGGCTTAGGTGAAGTAGAGAATACCTACACCCTGAAAATCATTAATAAAACTCAACAAGAACAAGAGTACAAACTCAGCGTTGAAGGCCTAAGTGATGTCTCTTGGTATGGCAAACAAACTATTCAAGTGGAACCGGGTGAAGTCCTTAACCTGCCAATGAGTTTAGGCGTCAATCCTGACAATCTCAGCTCTTCAGTTTCAACAATTCAGTTTATACTGTCCGATAGCGAAGACTTCACTATTGAGGTAGAAAGCCGCTTTATTAAGAAACTCTAA
- a CDS encoding YihD family protein, whose product MKCHRIEELLELLEPEWQKDQELNLLQMIVKLAQEAGYEGKLEDLTDDVLIYHLKMRNSGKDEMIPGLKKDQEDDFKTAILRARGLID is encoded by the coding sequence ATGAAGTGTCACCGTATTGAGGAGCTACTAGAGTTACTTGAACCTGAATGGCAAAAAGATCAAGAACTTAACCTGCTACAGATGATCGTTAAGCTCGCTCAAGAAGCGGGCTATGAAGGCAAACTAGAAGATCTGACAGACGATGTTCTTATTTACCATCTAAAAATGCGCAACAGTGGCAAAGATGAAATGATTCCCGGTCTAAAGAAAGACCAAGAAGATGATTTTAAAACAGCGATTCTGCGTGCCCGTGGTCTTATTGACTAG
- a CDS encoding sporulation protein yields the protein MSLFKKTLASFGIGSAKVDSVLQQEVLYPGQKVNITIHVYGGSTAQEIDNIDLKLYCRYIKEVPANPDKDKHNAGRMRRVPTSYALAKWSLPYAFTINPGETRDFEIELDVPWNTPVTIGDSKVWLETGLDIAMAKDPTDKDILTVRPDPLLDGIFTALEEQGLRIRQVECEEVDGFAMPFVQEFEFVPTTGPFHGRWRELEVVAYRTDDKLQMWFEIDRHREGAKGMLASLLGIGDLKRQMEIPLHTSAQEAGAQVIAYLDEHS from the coding sequence ATGTCGTTATTTAAGAAAACCCTGGCCAGTTTTGGTATTGGATCTGCAAAGGTTGACTCTGTTTTGCAGCAAGAAGTCTTGTATCCAGGACAAAAAGTGAATATTACGATTCATGTCTATGGTGGGTCGACAGCACAAGAGATCGATAATATCGACCTCAAGCTCTATTGTCGCTATATCAAAGAGGTGCCTGCCAACCCAGATAAGGACAAGCACAATGCAGGGCGCATGCGTCGAGTCCCGACAAGTTATGCCTTAGCTAAGTGGTCACTGCCTTACGCTTTTACTATTAATCCGGGTGAAACGCGTGACTTTGAAATTGAGCTCGATGTACCGTGGAACACACCCGTTACCATTGGTGACTCCAAGGTGTGGTTGGAGACAGGCTTGGATATTGCGATGGCAAAAGATCCGACCGACAAAGACATTCTAACCGTCAGGCCTGACCCACTGCTTGATGGCATATTTACCGCACTTGAAGAGCAAGGTTTGCGTATTCGTCAGGTAGAGTGTGAAGAAGTTGACGGCTTTGCGATGCCGTTTGTCCAAGAGTTTGAATTTGTTCCGACCACAGGGCCTTTTCATGGCCGATGGCGAGAGCTCGAAGTGGTGGCATATCGAACTGACGATAAGTTACAGATGTGGTTTGAGATCGATCGTCACCGTGAAGGTGCAAAGGGCATGCTCGCAAGCTTGTTAGGGATTGGTGATTTGAAACGTCAAATGGAAATTCCTCTCCATACGTCTGCACAGGAAGCGGGCGCACAAGTAATTGCTTACTTGGACGAACATTCTTAA
- the trhA gene encoding PAQR family membrane homeostasis protein TrhA, producing the protein MSANPPTEYSTKEEFANTLTHALGMVLSIVGLVLLLLKSTENNADTLTITSMSIYGSSMIVLFLASTLYHAIPYKRAKRALKTFDHCAIYLLIAGSYTPFLLVSLRTPLAIGLMVVIWSIALFGIIMKLAFVYRFKKLSLVTYLTMGWLSLIVIYQLAMNLSVGGLTLLAAGGVIYSLGVIFYVAKRIPYNHAIWHGFVLAGCACHFFAIYLYVDPV; encoded by the coding sequence ATGTCTGCTAATCCTCCCACTGAATACAGCACGAAAGAAGAGTTTGCTAATACGCTGACCCATGCTCTAGGTATGGTGCTCAGTATTGTCGGCTTGGTTTTACTCTTGCTCAAATCGACCGAAAACAATGCGGATACGCTAACAATCACCAGTATGAGTATCTATGGCAGCAGCATGATAGTGTTGTTTCTTGCCTCTACGCTCTACCATGCGATTCCTTATAAGCGAGCCAAACGAGCATTAAAAACCTTTGACCACTGTGCTATCTACTTATTGATCGCGGGTAGCTACACGCCTTTTCTACTAGTGAGCCTGCGTACACCGCTAGCGATTGGGCTAATGGTAGTGATCTGGAGCATTGCTCTGTTCGGCATCATTATGAAGCTCGCCTTTGTCTACCGTTTTAAGAAGCTTTCTTTAGTGACTTATCTGACCATGGGTTGGTTATCGCTGATTGTGATTTACCAATTGGCGATGAACTTATCGGTTGGTGGGTTAACTCTGCTTGCCGCAGGGGGAGTGATTTACTCACTGGGAGTGATCTTCTACGTCGCAAAACGCATCCCTTACAATCATGCTATTTGGCACGGATTTGTTCTAGCAGGATGCGCTTGCCATTTCTTCGCTATTTATCTCTACGTTGATCCCGTTTAA